ttattcttttcaGTCTATTTGTTGTCCTGAATATCTGTGAGGAGGGAAatgatacatattttttttaaaaacttggaTACTTAGCTTACCTCATCATTAAAATTCGAAATTCGATGGTAAACGTCCACATTCTATAAGTTGGCTGTAAGTGTAGTGAACTTTGAGCAGAACACCTGGTTTAAAGGACAACATGCAAGTCTGCGCCCCAGtttgttcctttcttcttcctttaccGTGATTCTTGATCAAATACACGTTATGTTTTTCTATTGTCCTCGAGTAAAGGGCTCTTATCGATCTGCTTCTCAAGCGGCTTCTTGTTTCAACGTTGCCATAACATTAAGAACGGTAACTCGCCTTAACTGCATCGGAGAGTTTTATGAATCAACCATGTAATGAGCTAGCTATCTTTTGTTAATGAATTTTTGGTTTTACTTACTACAATACCCGCGCGTACCATAGCGTCTACTTTTCAAGGGTATATAACGATTTCGAATGCGACTCAAAGGACAAAGTGATGGCGGTTAGTCAACGACGTCTACCAAATGGTTGTCTTTAATAGGGGATTCCCCCtcatcttaaaattttttttaaactataaatagTGACACGTTTGTATTCGTGATTAGATTGGATTCGTCACCAACATGGCGGCAAGGAAGTGAATGTTTTCGGAAAAAGGTAAGACTGTTTTCGTCCTCATTCAGTCTTCCATCATCTTTTCGGATAATCTACCGTGGTAATGTGTGATAAAGGGCTTGTTCTGGCGaagatttattttgaagattGACGTCTGGTAAAAGGTAAAAACGTAACTCAAATAAACAGGCATGTCCTGTCGAGTTCCACCAGCTTCCATCGTTCTGCCAACTCTGTGAACTTGtatgcatgcaggaccaacagattgtGGTTGTCCATTGTTTCGGCCATGCAGCTTTCGAACTACAGTGTGCAAATGAATGAAGGTCATATGTAATCCTGAACCATGATTATATGAGAGTCTATTTCATACATCAGATATGAATATGACGTGGTATTGTTATTTTGCTTCCAATTAGAGTTGGGACAAATAATGTCTTAACTTATTATGAACGTGCCCAAAAGAAGACATGATTTGCTAGCTTCTTGGCAGAGATGATAGAACTATTGCAAAACCAttgttacacttttttttcaaccgTGTGAATGACTGGTCAAGATGTTTCACACATTTCCTCACTGAACCCATCAGGCATATTGAAGAAGATTGACCATTACTGACAGTTTccggaactttttttttataatcagtAATAGTATAATTCAACCAGCCTCTGATAGAAAAACTTATTATTGCAAGAGAGATTATTGCAAGATAAAATAACTGTATATGCAccattattatgatgatgaaatataGTGGCTTAAATCATTTATGACATCCCATTTTATCTCGTAGTTACTGTCAAACCTGCCCATCTGCCTAGTTGGTGTGCTGATGTAGTGGGCCTCATCTTGGAActtttgtgtgttgtgtcacATAATTCAATTTTGTATGCGTgttaattacagaaaattacaGAATTATTTATTAAGTAATTAAGATAGAGTGGTAGTTTTGTTCTGttcagtgttttgttgtttttgatgtgTGTGataagggttagggttttaaaaatgtttttggatcAAATCACACCATCCAGCTTTACATAGAAAGTAGGTGTTTGAAACTATATAGAAATGTTATTATCATAGTTGTGCAGTTCTTATTTGTGCTTTTTCTATAAGTACAACAGCGATAATTTTGAACTTTTGTCTTTAGATGCTGTGGacgttttaaaaaattaaagcagaaaatacCTCATTAAAGCAACCGGTAAAGAAATTTTAAGTGTTCAAGGTCTTACAGCATGTACAACAAAGAGAGTCAATAAAGGGAATGAAAGATTTGCAGAGCAAGGATTTCATCTTCCAGTACAGTGTACTGATGATATGGCAGTTTTAGATCGGGACAAATCACTACATGCTCAAAAGCATTCTTTTCTAAAAAGTGTCAAAGAAATTAAGGCTGGTGTTCACTGTGATTGCTGCAAGCTTTACATCTTGAGAGATTTTGAAAGTACAAAGGACATTTTgagaaagaagataaacaaTCTTGATGAACACTTAAATCTTTCCAAATACTTGAAGAATAAATTGAAACAGGGAATATATTATCAAGATTTGCAAGTGTGCATGATGCAGCAGGGAACATCATTAGGTGAAAAAATTAGATGGCCAGAGAAATTCCAGTATGAACTGCATCGTCTTTCCACATACATAAATTTTCCATCAACATATACTGGTTTTCTGAGTAAATTTTCGCGAGATGGGTTTATTTATCATCCTGAAACAAATTCTATCATTTGCTTCATTTGTGATCTGAGGATACATGTCAGTGAACTGAATGGAGTCAAAATCAGCgaagaacacaagaaaaagtCCCCATCCTGCCCTATGGTGACAGGTGTTTTGTGTCATAATAAACCAGTTCCTGCACCCACTTTGTCCCATCATTCTAACATGGGATCCAGTGATACTAGTTTAGTCTCAGAACAGCATGGCTTAGATACAGGTTCTGTAACTTCAACTATCATGGCACAGGGAACTGCCCGTTTTATTACCCAGCCTGAAAATGCgatgaaaacaacaaatgatgCCCAGTCCACTGAGTCAGAAAAGACTACTGCAGCAGGAGAATCAACTGGAAAAACAGATCCTTCTAAAAAGAAGCCACTGACATATGCAGACCTAGGTATTTTTGCAGAAAAGCCAAAACGTCCAGACATGGCTGTGCTATGGAAACGTGTAGCttcttttaaagataaatgGGATAAAAATTATACCCAAACACCAAAGATGCTGGCAGATGCTGGAATGTACTATGCAGGTATGTAGCTGCTTATAAGTAaacagttacattttttaaaacttgatatttcttatttcatcaAACACTAAGACCCTGTAATCCTCTGCACCTGTTGTCTGTATTAATCAGTCTAGATCAAGATTTTGAATCGCTTTGTTAATAcccaatatttacaaaatatcaaaatgatgatttgtttgttctgttttcacTCACCTCTTGTTACTAGTATTTGCAGGCCTGTTTATACAAATCTGTTGATATTACAAAAAGTTGTGGACAATCAACACTGATAAAAATTATGTCCAAGTTCTTGATTCTGTGATTAAAGTAGTTCAGTTGCATACATCACTGTAAAcatatactgctcaaaacaatggaaaagccaccttcatttttttctacatttttactAACCATGTTTGTACAAGCAGTGAGCTATTCcctcaaaatcttttttaatgaatgtgTTGTGTTGATGAAAAGTCAACATGAATTTGATGACAATCTCATTTGATCTTGTGCATGCACAATACAGCAATTAAGCAAGAATAAGGTCATtgaaccccccaaaaaaagcaTGCAATGGCAATATATCTATATGACCAGGCACAATGGTAGAAAATATGCAGTGCACAGGCAAGCCCTGTCCTTTGTCAATACAACAGCAATTTTAGACCCCTGGGAAGGTATCTATATAGCAGTAGCTGGCATTTGAGGTGTGGAAGAGATCATCCTTAGATACAAACAGCGAGTCCACATACAATGAGGTATCCAGACATGAAGATGTAGACTTGAAATTTTAATGTCCAGTGTTTATTGATGGCCCATGTATACTGTTTTGTTATTGGGTTTTGAGAGGCAGCAATCTTGAGATAGGACTTCTATATATTTTAGCTGTCACTGATtaacattatttatgttttgcagGTTATGCAGACTGTGCGCGTTGCTTTTTTTGTGGCGGGGGCTTGAAAAATTGGGAGCCTCAGGACAATCCATGGATTGAACATGCTCGTTGGTTTCCAAAGTGTAGCTACATGCGCCTCGTCAGGGGACCAGACTTTGTTGAAATAGtgcaagataaaaacaaaaacagacaagagGTATTATATttggtgtgtatgtggatgggtggggagggagaaattgtattttaaaagaaatgtaacaatttatttttacttaattatttttttatattcaattcaattcaattcaattcaatttaactttattatctcactaggagaaattaaaagacgtggtaaaacaactggctgataataaaacttataataaaaacttaataacacttaattccactcaaactatcatctcacacaaacacctacagtccatgtaaatacccgactaaataagaaacaacactaaaactatattccaaaacacacaccacacctcacactcacaaatccttccaacacttattcagtaatacaacagactggtgtataaaactattcgagaacgggcagtggaagctctgggTACAATCTTGCTCCGTAGACACTCTCACCTGCTCTGCTTTCCCagtgttgtttaaaaaagttaaaactcaATCCAGAAAAACATCAGGCATCTGGACAGAATTCACACATTAATCAGAGTTGTGTCTGagtgtttctttacatttagataaaatatttttcgagTGACATCAAACATGGTTCTCAGGCAAGATATTCTGTCTTAAATATGTCTACCTGATCCCAGAGGGCATACAATGAAAGAAGCCATTTATTGGGTCATCCACATTCTTATACACCATGCACACATTGCACTGGGCATAGACTtttcaggtgtgtgtgtagggggttATTgctgttttatgctgagccagcagctaaggctttATCACAGCAAAGTagccatccctgtaaacatgtaccacatgcagagaaaaaacagcatgcCCTAGATGACATCTGACtgcaggacagccaatcctcactgtactggtgacaggcggcTGTGCCTGCAAAGGGCTGGTCAAAGTTAGTAGTTCTATTAGCCACATGTACCACAACTATCTGGATATCTCATTGTCCTTGCACTCTTGGATCTGCAACTTAGAACTAAGTGCAGCAACAGATAGACATACCTCTCTCTGCAGTTGCTGTATCACCAGCCTCAACCCTTCAGAGGATAGCCAATAAGTACCATTTAGTACTGCAAAGGATACCAGCCATTGTGGAATACCAGGGAACAAAACAGTCAACCAGCTTTTCTAAACTGCATCAAGAGGATGACAACCAGACTGCTGCATCAGCTTCTTTAAAAAGGATCCTTGTGAATACAGCAGTGTGATCCTCAAACGCTCCTCATGGACACATGCTACTTTCTTCAGCTTATTTCAGTAACTAAGCTGCAGGAAAGCAGCAGGCCCTGATGGCATGTCTGTTCCCATATGAGGCACTGCACCAACcaactcttttctctcttcagtGATATTTTCTACACACCTTTCCAATTTTCAGTTGTCTGCACTGTTTCAAAGCATCAGTCATCATCCTTGTCTCAAAGAAAACTGAGGTGATATCACTAAACAATTACAGACTGGTGGCTTTGACATCTCCTGTGATAAAAGAGTGGTTCTCAAGTATCTTTTATGCATCACTAGACACAAACTGGACCTTCTTCAATTTGCCTGTCAGGCCAAATGGTCAGTGGACAATGCTGTCTCTCTAGGAGATGATAGTTGACCTTTGCGGGAAAAGAGGTCCTGTGGAGCCTGTTATTATCAACAATAAGGCCCTTGAGCAGATTGACCATTTCAGGTTCCTTGGGATCTACCATCTTGAATGACATTATTTGGGAAAACAATGTGGTATTGATTATGAAGAAGGCCCAAAAGTGTCTTTACTTTCTCTGCTTGCTGAAAAAGTTTAGTCTTACAAAAGGCATTCTTGTCCAATTTTACTGAGAAGGGATCAGGAGTACTGACATTCTCAGTCACCATCTAGCATGGCAGCACCACCCAGGAGAAGAAAGTCTAACTCATTTGGGTGGTGTTTGCAGCTAGAAAATGGCATTCTGTAGAATATAGTTGCTTTttcaatcaactttatttatattttgctgtgcatTGTATATGCATGTTTCCGTGTATGTGTTCATGAAGATGTATTTGATGGATGCCTTAAAAAGGTGTGCTCGTGTGCCTGGATGTAAGCTTAGACTCCTGCTGGagaaaggcactatataaatatgatgattattgttatgTGTGAGTAGGTTACAGTGTgagaatgtgtgcatgtatttgcatgtgAATAGAAAGGAAGTGGTGCCTTGTATGTGGGCAAAGGgagaagaattttctttttctttagcatTTCATTTCTTGGGTGTGCATATAAGTGTACATATAATAATGCATGTAATGACATCtgcatgtgtggatgtgtatgaTTGGGTATTTGTGGAGTGGGTAGCCGCCATCATTATGTTCTTCATGCAATATCATTTGTCAAATATATggatttttctcttcttctttataagccaatattttttttctgctcactTCAACACTCCTCCAAGATACCCTGATGGACAGTGAGAGTGTGTTCCAGGTTATATAACCAAACCTGCTGTGAGAAGTTCCTGATGTCCCACAAGAGTGGAGACTGTACTCTGTACAAAGTGACTGGTTTTTGTGTTCCTCATATGAGATTTGGCACAGCTTACTAAGGCACTTGAATTTCTTTCCATACATATTGCCAAGCAGAGTCCACATCTTATGTACAGCAGGAGTGGAATTAAGAGGGACCTACATTATGTGCTTGGTAACAAATCATATGGTATTGCTACACCAGATCATGTTCAGTCTGCccattgctgctgtcactgttGCAATTTTCATGCAATCTGCTGTGGAGCTACCATTTTTGGAAAGGGTGGTTCCTAAGTATTCACACCTAGAGCTGTGCTCTGTTCATGTATTTATCTCCCACTGTTGTTAGTCTtttgcttttgatgtttttgaCTGTGTTGCTCTCCATTCTATACTTAAATACGAAAACACTGACACTGTTAGtttgttggtaaggtcttgcaggtCACTAATGATAGattgatgtcatctgcaaagatTAGTTTGCATTTGGGTCACCCACCATTGGAAATGGAGGTGTGTTGGTTGTGAAAGGTTTTTCTCATAATGTTCCCCAAAACAATGTTGAACAGCATAGGCAACAAAGGCAACCTGGATGGATACCcacttttgtttgaaaaaacaTTGTATATAAACAGATTTAAAAGTGGATGTCATTGTTTACACCTTCTAATCAAGAAGGATGAATTCTGTGAGATTTGTCCTAAATAAATGCAGCCACAGTTAATCTGTGGTtttgttaaacaaaatttatggtatgaaaaaaataatgtttgaaaatgaTGTGTTTTAGGGGGTTATCTGATTATATGGCATTTGGGTGCAGTTGTTTCAGCTGAGCAAATCAGTAAGCTTTTATAAGAACTCTATTTTTATACTCCTAAAATTTAACTGCAATTTTATACTCCTAAAATTTAAGACTTGATTAATAATAGGGATTTTAAATGGGTGTTATATCTCCACAGCTAAGTCTGGAAGAAGttgaagaagaacaaaagaaaagagcaCCATACTGTATGTCTATTACTTTATACACTTTATAGTACATTACTTCATATGACATTCTTTTTGTTAGTATTtgtgtaaggtgaccagacgtcccgctttaggcgggacagtcctgCTTTTGACCTCGTGCCCCGCCtgccaatgtcccgctttctggctttctagcaagtccatcaaatgtcccagttgtctttaaaaatcatttttttcggcgttctttgacggtgacgacaccatcatccgcacgtgtcccgctttcgcccacgaaacgtctggtcaccttagtatTGTGTGACCTTATTGGATCTCATTTAGCTGTTTGCTGTCAAATTTTAAGATAGTTTAATTAAACAAACATAGAACCTGCCTCGGATCATACATTTACTAGGTTGTCCAGAGAGTTTGTATAAATTTAAAGTCATGTAATTATCTTACCATGCATAGAATTATTaaactaaatgcaaaataatccagcacttgaaaaataaatttaactggATACAAATCAGTAATAAGGCAAATATGCTTCCTCTCCATGTAGCCATGGGAATTACTTGTAATTTAGCAGCTATTAGGTTGTTGTTGCTTTATTGTCAAATGTTAGTCACACATTTTAACAGGCAGATAATCATGAAACacattaaaactgtttattgACATCAGAATAATTATAACACATGCATTGATGCATGGTTTTTTCCTGCAATTGggcaataaaagtaaaaacccCAATCGTTTTATCTCACACAATTTTAACTAAGTTTCTGGAAACCCCTTGCATTCTGCAGACAGGAAACACTGCTAATTTAACACAGATGATGATTTATTTAATTGAATGTACTATTTTGTTCTGAACTTTCTTATTCATCTTTTGCACAACTTGTACATTTCATCCTTTAAGAACTGTGCTAGTTTATCAATTAAAAAGTTTAATATGTTGCCACAAATGTTCTAGACAGCATAGGACTGTTGAAACCAAACAAGTACAGACCTCTTAGTAATTTAACTTGGTTTTTAAACAGGGGAACCACATCTTAATGAAGTCGTGTCTGGTGTGGACATCAGCCCCCATGCCATTGGTGAAAGCATCCCTTTAGACAGTAATACTGGTAAGATTTGAGCACGACAGTATCCTGTTTAAGGTGGTAAATAAACCATGCCAGGCAGTCTACTATACACTCTGAATCAAATGTAACTCAAGAAATTCTTTTGGTTCGTGGAGAACAGCCATTATTTTTTTACCAAACTTATGTGGTAATTATGATTTTCTTAATGTGTCCTTGCTCATAAATGTCAGAGTATTGCTCTTTCAAAGATTTTGTACTTCAAAAGACGAAAGGTTtaacagtttaatttttaatgatacTACTATAAACTGTCGTAcatgcagaaaataatataCAGTGACATGTGGCAATCagtgaatgttatttttttgtattttcattagATGTAATTGGATAcctttaatttcagttttagaCATTGAGAATGACtctaaaaacttttttgtctttttcattgcTTCCAGACATAGAAAAGCTAGAGTCAGAGAATGAAGAACTTAAATCACAAATCCAGTGCAAGATATGCATGGATGCAGAGAGCTCTGTTGTCTTCCTGCCCTGTGGCCACCTTGTGTCCTGTACTCAGTGTGCACATGCCATGAAACAGTGTCCCTTGTGTCGCACTGACATTAAGGGTTCAGTGCGAGCACACCTGGGATAAGTGATTCGAGACTATAAGAACTTAGTAGAAACTGTAACTTTTGAAGTACACCattattccttcttttatttgatataattttgtgcctttttttaaaaagaatgattaATAGCCTACCACTTTGATGGCAGTTCCTAAAGAAACACACTTGtatttatacaaataaatttttttccatttaagtTTAAACTGTATCCATAATTCCTTCCTTGTACAGTTCATATAGCAGCCCCATGATCTTCGCAAAGtatcaaggaataaactaaaaactaaactGTTCATATAACCTCTGAAAAGTTTTAGGAGTGCGGTGGtatgaagtaaaatattttaacatgtcaAACAGTTATGAATaaccaaacatttttaaagggtTTTTCCATgtacaaagaaaactttgttacattcaaactttgaaaaagttaaaaatgtgaTGTGTAGGCAATATATGGGCTTATGGTAATAGGTTCAAACTTTAAAGTTTTGGAACTTCCCAGAGTTAAATTGATGAATAGAAGATACATGGAGCTGGTGAGATAAGAAATTAAGAGGAAGGGGAAGTTAAAGAGAtctaaacattacaaaacttATTATTTATGGTAATTTTGactcaaaattttaaattgtaaaccATTATCACAAATTAGggacagttttgttttccttcaggaaagaacacaaaatatgaTGGCTCCAAAACTAATGTATTGctataataaacatttcatttgaaatcAAAAACTTTTGAGCTGAAACAATTCATGTCATCAGTATCTATAAGCCTAACTTGCCTTCACTTGTCTGTTCCTTTAAAGTACTATGATTTTCCTTCCCCTCTATacattcttaaaatgtttttattgatttGATGATATGAAGCTTTATTTTTAGTGCCATctcaaaaagaacaaaaataaggtaaaataataaaagtgctaaaatggaaattaaaaaatatgtattatgttcaaatcattatttttttaagaatacaCTTTCctgcctaaaaataaattatctctgTATCAGTGATGATTTGCCTTAATAGATTTAGTTGGAAATGCTTGTGACATGGTGACCATTTCATTTAGTGCTTGGGAATAATTGCATGCCCCCATTTTTAAAGCAATCAACATCTTTGCTCAGCAAGAAGCATGCAAGTCTAAGATTTCACCTGCCATTCATTCTACTAAAAGGACTCTTAGGTCTACTGCTACAATCATAATGATTACTTGGCTGTGTTTTAAGCTTGAACACTGAAGGATCAAAGAAGTGTGGGTTTACCCTACCCACATTGCCTTTAATTTACTGTACTTCTACATAGAATCAAGAGCACATTTAATTTAACTGTTGAAGATGACAAGGTAAATGCTTTATCAGCTGATCCCCGTTTGATGCTTGAAAACACTTagcattattttcattcaaattaaagttaaacagagagaaaaatttaCATACCTACAGGAATACTAATAACTGTATTTTATCCTGGTTCGGTAGGGATGTTTCTGCTGGCATTTTTACTTGCTTACTGACGTCTGAGTATACAGTTATTACTATCACAgtacaatattatttttgtgtttatcaaACTGTGCTGCatgaggcatctgtttacagagctggctgccttgccatgatttagccttagttgctggcttggcataaaacatcagTTACCTCCTCCTTTCTCCGTTGTGAAACTGTGCCGGGATGATAAGTTGTATTTGAGATGATTCAACCTTGCATAACTAAATTATTCTGCtaaagattataaataaattccCCGCTATATGGTAAATATATCAGATTTTATTCAGTATCCACATGGGATTGTGTTGCGGTGTCAAAACAGAAATTGTACACCCATTACCAAATGCTGACTAGAAAAGTACAGTATGTgtatcaaacttttttttcaacttctgtTTATGGTGTTTCTTCCAAACATCTGGCATCATGTCAAACATCATGTTAAAAGTGTCAGTGTAGCTCACTTTGTAGGGAAATAAATACAACCAACCCTATAATCAGTCTTAGTAgagtttaaaatcattttacaatgcaaaagaaaaattaattttattataatgaaaAACTTCCTTGGAAGTGAGTATTTC
The sequence above is a segment of the Pomacea canaliculata isolate SZHN2017 linkage group LG6, ASM307304v1, whole genome shotgun sequence genome. Coding sequences within it:
- the LOC112565892 gene encoding baculoviral IAP repeat-containing protein 2-like isoform X1, translating into MAVLDRDKSLHAQKHSFLKSVKEIKAGVHCDCCKLYILRDFESTKDILRKKINNLDEHLNLSKYLKNKLKQGIYYQDLQVCMMQQGTSLGEKIRWPEKFQYELHRLSTYINFPSTYTGFLSKFSRDGFIYHPETNSIICFICDLRIHVSELNGVKISEEHKKKSPSCPMVTGVLCHNKPVPAPTLSHHSNMGSSDTSLVSEQHGLDTGSVTSTIMAQGTARFITQPENAMKTTNDAQSTESEKTTAAGESTGKTDPSKKKPLTYADLGIFAEKPKRPDMAVLWKRVASFKDKWDKNYTQTPKMLADAGMYYAGYADCARCFFCGGGLKNWEPQDNPWIEHARWFPKCSYMRLVRGPDFVEIVQDKNKNRQELSLEEVEEEQKKRAPYWEPHLNEVVSGVDISPHAIGESIPLDSNTDIEKLESENEELKSQIQCKICMDAESSVVFLPCGHLVSCTQCAHAMKQCPLCRTDIKGSVRAHLG
- the LOC112565892 gene encoding death-associated inhibitor of apoptosis 2-like isoform X2, with the translated sequence MKTTNDAQSTESEKTTAAGESTGKTDPSKKKPLTYADLGIFAEKPKRPDMAVLWKRVASFKDKWDKNYTQTPKMLADAGMYYAGYADCARCFFCGGGLKNWEPQDNPWIEHARWFPKCSYMRLVRGPDFVEIVQDKNKNRQELSLEEVEEEQKKRAPYWEPHLNEVVSGVDISPHAIGESIPLDSNTDIEKLESENEELKSQIQCKICMDAESSVVFLPCGHLVSCTQCAHAMKQCPLCRTDIKGSVRAHLG